One window of Medicago truncatula cultivar Jemalong A17 chromosome 2, MtrunA17r5.0-ANR, whole genome shotgun sequence genomic DNA carries:
- the LOC25487698 gene encoding protein E6: MASLANQVSFLFLLVLFLSPQIQARQNKFFSFFTHFKTTHNVEDPQLPQSPAPAPEPGAAPEIESTNIPSGPAPEPQFLVETGNGYGLYGIDSSQYSPTKETPKTTLTDFEDELLNEDFNDNKSYKKGYPQTNFHNNNEVYTKNYNNEENKNSYNSYNGKEFYNNNYERKGEGMSDTRFMENGKYYYNVNSENEKYNNVNGYESGRGSTENEGNYEKNQYQNEFETMEEYEKQQEAQGYTYTP; encoded by the coding sequence ATGGCTTCTCTTGCAAACCAAGtctctttccttttcttattgGTACTTTTCCTCTCACCCCAAATTCAAGCTAGACAAAACAAGTTCTTTAGCTTCTTTACTCATTTCAAAACCACCCACAATGTTGAAGATCCTCAATTACCTCAATCTCCAGCCCCGGCACCAGAACCTGGAGCTGCACCAGAGATTGAATCAACTAATATACCATCAGGACCAGCACCAGAACCTCAATTTTTAGTCGAAACGGGAAACGGTTACGGTCTCTATGGCATTGATTCTAGCCAATATTCTCCAACCAAGGAAACTCCAAAAACCACATTAACAGATTTTGAAGATGAGCTTCTCAATGAAGACTTCAATGATAATAAAAGCTACAAAAAAGGATATCCTCAAACAAACTTCCACAACAACAATGAAGTGTACACAAAAAACTACAACAATGAAGAGAACAAGAACAGTTACAACAGCTACAATGGAAAGGAGTTTTACAACAACAATTATGAGAGGAAAGGAGAAGGAATGAGTGACACAAGGTTTATGGAGAATGGAAAGTACTATTACAATGTAAATAGTGAAAATGAGAAGTATAACAACGTTAATGGATATGAATCAGGGAGAGGAAGCACTGAAAATGAAGGTAACTATGAAAAGAATCAATATCAAAATGAGTTTGAGACTATGGAAGAGTATGAGAAGCAGCAAGAAGCACAAGGTTACACATACACACCATGA
- the LOC25487700 gene encoding probable transcription factor GLK1, translating to MLAVAPLSSIRDESQREMEENLSIETCDFADLSEGNLLESINFEFDDDFFVCFNDGDVLPDLEMDPEMLAEFSLSSSGEESDINSSGANSKSCNDGNMVSIERKLQDEEKVVYSSDSSSSRVEEIISKRDESVVPNPLPKEGEKGRKSSSQSKNNPHGKRKVKVDWTPELHRRFVQAVEQLGVDKAVPSRILEIMGIDCLTRHNIASHLQKYRSHRKHLLAREAEAASWSQRRQLFGTNRGVGGKRDIVNHWVAPTMGFPPMPPVHHFRPLHVWGHHPVDQSFMHMWPKYSPHQPPANWPPARPAPPPNASYWHQRAPNAPTAGTPCFPQPLTTTRFGSPTVPGIPPPHAMYQVDPGVVVPAGQPSPQPLLDFHPSKESIDAAISDVLSKPYLPLPLGLKAPALEGVMGELQKQGVPNIPPSCA from the exons ATGCTAGCAGTGGCACCATTGAGTAGCATAAGAGATGAAAGCCAAAGAGAAATGGAGGAGAATTTATCAATTGAGACATGTGACTTTGCTGATCTTTCCGAAGGGAACTTATTGGAAAGCATCAATTTCGAATTCGATGATGATTTCTTCGTATGCTTCAACGACGGAGATGTGTTACCGGATCTTGAGATGGACCCGGAAATGCTTGCTGAATTCTCCCTCAGCAGCAGCGGTGAGGAATCGGATATAAATTCGTCGGGTGCAAATAGCAAATCTTGTAATGATGGGAATATGGTTAGTATTGAGAGAAAATTACAAGATGAAGAGAAAGTAGTTTATTCTTCAGATTCAAGTTCGAGTCGTGTGGAAGAGATAATTAGCAAAAGAGATGAATCCGTTGTGCCGAATCCATTGCCTAAGGAAGGTGAGAAAGGAAGAAAATCATCATCTCAATCAAAGAATAATCCTCATGGGAAGAGAAAAGTGAAG GTGGATTGGACTCCAGAATTGCACAGAAGATTCGTACAAGCAGTAGAGCAGCTAGGTGTGGATAAAGCTGTACCTTCAAGAATTTTGGAAATTATGGGAATTGACTGCCTCACCCGCCATAACATCGCCAGCCACCTTcaa AAATATAGATCGCATAGGAAACATTTGTTAGCACGAGAAGCTGAAGCAGCAAGCTGGAGTCAAAGGAGGCAATTGTTTGGAACAAATAGAGGAGTTGGAGGAAAAAGAGATATTGTGAATCATTGGGTTGCACCAACCATGGGTTTCCCTCCCATGCCACCAGTACACCATTTTAGACCTTTACATGTATGGGGGCACCATCCTGTGGATCAGTCCTTTATGCACATGTGGCCTAAATATTCGCCGCACCAGCCACCGGCTAATTGGCCACCTGCGCGGCCGGCTCCACCTCCTAACGCTTCGTATTGGCACCAACGG GCTCCAAATGCACCAACTGCAGGAACACCATGCTTTCCACAACCTCTGACAACAACG AGATTTGGCTCTCCAACTGTTCCAGGCATTCCACCACCCCATGCCATGTACCAAGTAGACCCCGGTGTTGTTGTCCCCGCCGGTCAGCCATCTCCTCAGCCTCTTTTAGACTTCCATCcg TCAAAGGAGAGCATCGACGCAGCTATTAGTGATGTATTATCAAAACCCTATTTACCGTTGCCTCTTGGCCTTAAAGCTCCAGCACTTGAAGGTGTGATGGGTGAATTACAGAAACAAGGAGTTCCAAATATTCCACCATCTTGTGCTTGA